One Serpentinicella alkaliphila DNA segment encodes these proteins:
- the ccsB gene encoding c-type cytochrome biogenesis protein CcsB → MENYSFIATLILYSLSMVAYFIFFMYRKEKYANYGIMLIMAGVAFHTISLFSRSVQASRLPLSNQYEFATSFAWGISVSFIAFEKKYKFKALGTFVTPLILLVAFYAAMQSREIRPLMPALQSRWIVLHVSTAIFSYGAFAVACAVSFMYLIRDYFKNDPFIMKYIPDFKVLDNISYRAIALGLVMLTVVIVSGAIWAEKAWGRYWQWDPKETWSFITWVIYAIYLHVRLSRGWKNKKAAIFAVLGFIAILFTYIGVNTLLSGYHSYATILLI, encoded by the coding sequence ATGGAAAATTATAGTTTTATTGCTACTTTGATTTTATATTCACTTTCAATGGTAGCCTATTTCATATTTTTTATGTATAGAAAGGAAAAGTATGCAAACTATGGTATTATGTTAATTATGGCAGGTGTAGCTTTTCATACAATTTCATTGTTTTCAAGATCAGTACAGGCTAGTAGATTACCCTTGTCTAATCAATATGAATTTGCCACTAGTTTTGCATGGGGGATTTCAGTATCTTTTATTGCTTTTGAAAAAAAGTACAAGTTTAAGGCTTTGGGGACCTTTGTAACACCTCTAATACTTCTTGTGGCATTTTATGCAGCGATGCAATCCAGGGAAATAAGACCTTTGATGCCAGCTTTACAAAGCAGGTGGATTGTGCTTCATGTTTCAACAGCTATATTTAGCTATGGAGCATTTGCTGTTGCATGTGCAGTTTCATTTATGTATTTAATTAGGGATTATTTTAAGAATGACCCATTTATAATGAAGTATATACCGGATTTTAAAGTACTAGACAATATTAGCTATAGAGCTATTGCTTTGGGACTTGTTATGTTAACGGTAGTTATAGTTAGTGGTGCTATTTGGGCTGAGAAGGCTTGGGGAAGGTATTGGCAGTGGGACCCTAAGGAAACCTGGTCTTTTATAACTTGGGTGATATATGCAATATACTTACATGTACGATTATCTAGGGGTTGGAAAAATAAAAAAGCTGCAATTTTTGCGGTTTTAGGATTCATTGCTATATTATTTACCTATATTGGTGTTAACACTCTGCTTTCCGGTTACCACTCATATGCAACAATTCTACTAATATGA
- the hpt gene encoding hypoxanthine phosphoribosyltransferase: MKQKTLEVMISEQEIQEKIKELGKAITNDYSKDNEVVVIGVLKGACVFLSDLIRQMKIDNVYIDFMSVSSYGMSTESSGVVRILKDLDLEIEGKHVLIVEDIIDTGLTLQYLTKNLQTRNIKSLKICTLLDKPSRRKCELNIDYSGFIIPDKFIVGYGIDYAEKYRNLPYIASVE; the protein is encoded by the coding sequence ATGAAACAAAAGACTTTAGAGGTAATGATTTCAGAGCAAGAAATACAAGAAAAAATTAAGGAATTAGGTAAAGCTATAACTAATGATTATTCTAAGGATAACGAAGTAGTAGTTATAGGAGTCTTAAAAGGCGCATGTGTATTTTTATCGGATTTGATTAGACAAATGAAGATAGATAATGTATATATAGACTTTATGTCAGTTTCAAGTTATGGTATGTCTACAGAGAGTTCAGGTGTAGTTAGGATCTTGAAAGACTTAGATTTAGAAATTGAGGGAAAACATGTGTTAATTGTGGAAGATATTATAGACACTGGCCTTACTTTGCAATATTTAACCAAAAACTTACAAACGAGAAACATTAAAAGCTTGAAAATATGTACGTTACTGGACAAGCCTTCAAGAAGAAAATGTGAGCTAAATATAGATTATTCTGGTTTTATAATACCAGATAAGTTTATAGTCGGTTATGGTATTGACTATGCTGAAAAATATAGAAACTTACCATATATTGCTTCTGTTGAATAA
- a CDS encoding NUDIX hydrolase, whose amino-acid sequence MERNHILNAFKSVMSKSNSNNFSVFAPIIEVDNELHLLFEVRSLELNHQPGEICFPGGKIEDNESPLQSAIRETIEELNISKENIEIIAELSPITTLFNVVIYPFCGFINNTLLENIKYSTDEVGSIFTVPLRLLLEQNPLIHTLGVQLNISEDFPHELIGNDYKWKTSNYPIYFYQYNNYIIWGLTARIVKELLDIIRK is encoded by the coding sequence ATGGAACGAAATCATATTTTAAATGCTTTTAAGTCAGTTATGTCAAAAAGTAATTCAAATAACTTCTCAGTCTTCGCTCCGATAATCGAAGTGGACAACGAACTTCATTTGTTGTTCGAAGTCCGTTCATTAGAACTAAATCATCAACCTGGAGAAATATGTTTTCCAGGTGGAAAGATAGAAGACAATGAAAGCCCATTACAATCTGCTATTCGTGAAACAATTGAAGAACTAAACATATCGAAAGAAAATATAGAAATAATAGCAGAATTAAGTCCCATAACAACTTTATTTAATGTTGTTATATATCCTTTTTGTGGCTTTATTAACAATACTCTACTAGAGAATATTAAATACAGTACCGACGAAGTAGGCTCAATCTTTACAGTTCCCTTAAGATTACTCTTAGAACAAAACCCTTTGATTCATACTTTGGGTGTACAGTTAAATATTAGTGAAGACTTTCCCCATGAACTAATTGGTAACGACTACAAATGGAAAACTAGCAATTACCCCATTTACTTTTATCAGTATAACAATTATATAATATGGGGGCTAACTGCTAGAATTGTTAAAGAGTTATTGGACATTATTAGAAAATAA
- a CDS encoding restriction endonuclease, whose product MKNINAFFQFLTGQVRGYSKSRSSSRRFKAYYLDTKNDTKGVGAKIIDYFLGRMLIFVGIFSVLFIEFRNIYIALMASIIILTLMHIMSIEIRNKKIEKGRVKKRRYIASQKVYKEIMNKTQEELKNYVTELLVKMNFSNLSFSYIQNKAILYSANLNNEKLNILFLSYKNDLDVEVKDIKEMIQSLVKNEVKKGIVITTSDFTKDCYTFIEQLTGKYKLMLVNKDTFLKLIEKNGMFPKDEEIDELIENKISKKERKLKEYKDIALSPNKIKSYLFLFGYLFLASFYVPFRTYYMGVAVFALIMGLVSMTLTTIKRKNEHDETVNMDYLFKNF is encoded by the coding sequence ATGAAAAACATAAATGCTTTCTTTCAATTTTTAACTGGGCAGGTTAGAGGTTATAGCAAAAGTAGAAGCTCCAGTAGAAGGTTTAAAGCATACTACTTAGATACTAAAAATGATACTAAAGGGGTAGGTGCTAAGATTATTGATTATTTTTTAGGTAGAATGTTAATTTTTGTTGGAATATTTAGTGTATTGTTTATTGAATTTAGAAACATATATATTGCTCTAATGGCTTCTATAATTATTCTCACTTTAATGCATATTATGTCAATTGAAATAAGAAATAAGAAGATAGAAAAGGGAAGAGTAAAAAAAAGAAGATACATAGCTAGTCAAAAGGTATATAAGGAAATAATGAATAAAACTCAAGAAGAGCTAAAGAACTATGTCACAGAGCTACTAGTAAAAATGAATTTTTCAAATTTAAGTTTTAGCTATATTCAAAATAAAGCTATATTATACAGTGCCAATCTAAATAATGAAAAATTAAATATTTTATTTCTTTCATATAAAAATGACTTAGATGTAGAAGTAAAAGATATTAAAGAAATGATACAAAGTTTAGTTAAAAATGAAGTAAAAAAGGGTATAGTAATAACGACATCAGATTTTACAAAAGACTGTTATACATTTATTGAACAATTAACAGGTAAATACAAATTAATGCTAGTTAATAAAGATACATTTTTAAAATTAATTGAGAAAAACGGAATGTTCCCAAAGGATGAAGAAATTGATGAGCTAATAGAAAATAAAATTAGTAAAAAGGAAAGGAAGCTTAAGGAATACAAAGACATTGCCCTTTCTCCAAATAAAATAAAGTCTTATCTCTTTCTTTTTGGCTATTTGTTTTTAGCTTCATTTTATGTTCCTTTCAGAACGTATTACATGGGGGTTGCTGTATTTGCTTTGATAATGGGATTGGTTAGTATGACTTTAACAACTATTAAACGTAAAAATGAACATGATGAAACAGTTAATATGGATTATTTATTTAAAAATTTCTAG